GACTCGTGGCGTGTGGTCCTCCCATCTATCGCAGACCACCCCTTCTTTCGGGCAACGTGCGGTGTGACGTTGAACTCCCTGCACTCAGCAACGAAGTCCCTCGTGTCGTATCCCCCTGTCCGCTCCCACACTCAGCCGACGACTCCCGGGAATCCTCATAAGCATGTCCAATGCCGCGTCCCGCTCAGCCGTCCCGTTCGCCTTGGTCAGCCTGAAGTCGCTCACCAGTCCATGCCGATTGTCCATCAGCGCATGAGCCATGAAGACCAGCTTCGCCTCCTTGCCCGGACCCTTCCTCATCAGTCTCGCATCGGGATCTGTAGTGCTACGGTGGGTGGCGTTACTCAGCTTCTCCCCCCGAAAGTCCTCGGTCTGCACTCCCCCGTCTCCCCTGGACTCATCGTCGTCATCGCGTCGCCTGAAGCTCTTTATGCTGGCAGCAGCCTCTATCAGTGTCCCATCCACACTGAAGTNNNNNNNNNNNNNNNNNNNNNNNNNNNNNNNNNNNNNNNNNNNNNNNNNNNNNNNNNNNNNNNNNNNNNNNNNNNNNNNNNNNNNNNNNNNNNNNNNNNNNNNNNNNNNNNNNNNNNNNNNNNNNNNNNNNNNNCAGCCTGTCTCAAAAGTCTGTATGGCAATCAGGGTGTAAACTGGAACCATCGCTGGACCGGAGGGAAGAAGGTGCCTCTTCGAGAGATGAACCGAGAGCAGATGTGGCTGTTGCCCCCTGCGCTTGAAGAGTTGATCCCAACAGACCACCCTGCAAGATTCGTGGTCGAGTTTGTCGACGCCCTAGATCGTGAGGGATGGGCCGAGCTCGAGGTGCAGATTGATGGCGACCCAATGGGAGCGCCAGCCTACCATCCCCACGCACTGCTGAGTGTTTGGCTGTACGGATTCATGACCGGTGTCCGGTCCTGCCGCAGGAGTTAGCAGACCAACAGACCTTGAGAGAGCGTGTTAAGCAAGCGATGGAGGAGTTAGCGTCCAGACCTCGCCTGAAGAGGATCAACCTGACCGATTCGGACGCCAGGCTGATGAAGAGTCGGCAGGGTATCGTCCCATCCTTCAACGCACAGGCAGTGGTCTCCCGTGTACTGGTTCCTGGAGAGGCGTCGGCCATGCTTGTGACTGCAGCCGACGCGTGCGCCGACCCGGACGACCATGCGCAACTG
The Dehalococcoidia bacterium genome window above contains:
- a CDS encoding IS5/IS1182 family transposase, with the protein product FSVDGTLIEAAASIKSFRRRDDDDESRGDGGVQTEDFRGEKLSNATHRSTTDPDARLMRKGPGKEAKLVFMAHALMDNRHGLVSDFRLTKANGTAERDAALDMLMRIPGSRRLSVGADRGIRHEGLRC